Proteins from a single region of Pseudarthrobacter sp. NIBRBAC000502772:
- a CDS encoding DUF2142 domain-containing protein has translation MWSAATPLMGFPDEPAHTIKAAAVVRGQVLVEEGTSFGHGVHVKVPDYIANLHGQGCYKFDRGQAADCAPLVYADDTYTNIGVTSAASYNPMYYWLVGLPTLVMSGAPAIYAMRLISALFCAVFFAAGFTALTELRRPQFAVLLAALATTPMVLFLGGGINPNSMEIAATMAAFSGFVVVLDNWRNTKLVIPALATVAASTVVLANARQISLVWLLCALVAGVCSFKFRRTMQVFRDKRVLIAVALTVPGTLLGLLWTWIASNGPANVGVAPDGIASPHPDAPLYRGFMIMLDRTYDFFPQYIGVMGWLDTPVPELVTLVWSALMVVALVAPFCIRPLRTWTGYWVSLAMLYIVPAILQTVLWRSMGFIWQGRYTLPLVVVLFITVGLGLRRLRFADKGMAVKAARVIFWLVGACHALAFVYVLRRYVVGISELANWQTLFSSPHWQPPLGWLVLAVLYLCATAAGMEILFRYLYRGQSLFKRFTAKRSLRGGPRDRTASQTHDSPAGSDVSASIK, from the coding sequence TTGTGGTCCGCTGCCACGCCGCTGATGGGCTTCCCCGATGAGCCCGCGCACACCATCAAGGCCGCCGCGGTTGTGCGGGGCCAGGTTCTGGTTGAGGAAGGAACTTCCTTTGGCCACGGCGTCCACGTCAAGGTTCCCGACTACATCGCAAACCTGCACGGTCAAGGGTGCTACAAATTTGATCGCGGGCAGGCGGCAGACTGTGCTCCGCTGGTCTACGCGGACGACACGTACACGAACATCGGTGTTACCTCGGCCGCGTCCTACAACCCTATGTACTACTGGCTGGTGGGACTCCCCACCCTGGTCATGTCCGGTGCCCCCGCAATCTATGCAATGAGGCTCATCAGCGCCTTGTTTTGCGCCGTTTTCTTCGCTGCGGGATTCACGGCCCTGACTGAGCTGCGACGGCCCCAGTTTGCCGTGCTTCTGGCTGCGCTCGCCACAACGCCCATGGTCCTGTTCCTCGGTGGAGGAATCAACCCCAATTCAATGGAGATTGCCGCCACCATGGCTGCCTTCTCGGGGTTTGTAGTGGTCTTGGACAATTGGCGCAATACCAAACTCGTGATTCCCGCACTGGCAACAGTTGCCGCGTCCACGGTAGTTCTAGCCAATGCACGCCAGATTTCCCTGGTCTGGCTCTTGTGCGCACTTGTGGCAGGGGTCTGCTCGTTCAAGTTCCGTCGCACCATGCAAGTGTTCCGCGACAAGCGCGTCCTCATCGCTGTTGCCCTTACCGTACCGGGAACGCTGCTGGGACTCCTCTGGACCTGGATCGCTTCCAATGGCCCGGCAAATGTGGGCGTGGCTCCCGACGGCATAGCCAGTCCGCACCCAGATGCCCCGCTCTACCGGGGATTCATGATCATGCTAGACCGCACATACGACTTCTTCCCCCAGTACATCGGAGTCATGGGCTGGCTGGATACGCCCGTCCCGGAACTCGTGACGCTAGTTTGGAGCGCCCTGATGGTCGTGGCTCTCGTTGCTCCGTTCTGTATCCGGCCCCTGCGGACCTGGACGGGATACTGGGTATCCCTGGCCATGCTGTATATCGTCCCGGCGATTCTTCAAACTGTCTTGTGGCGCTCAATGGGATTCATCTGGCAGGGTCGATACACTCTCCCTTTGGTGGTTGTCCTTTTCATCACGGTTGGGCTCGGACTACGACGGCTGCGTTTCGCAGACAAGGGCATGGCCGTCAAAGCAGCGAGGGTCATCTTCTGGCTCGTCGGTGCATGCCACGCGCTGGCATTCGTGTATGTCCTTCGACGCTACGTTGTAGGAATCAGCGAACTGGCGAACTGGCAGACTCTGTTCTCATCCCCCCACTGGCAGCCTCCGCTCGGCTGGTTAGTGTTGGCTGTCCTCTACCTGTGTGCGACGGCCGCCGGAATGGAGATCTTGTTCCGCTACCTTTACCGCGGGCAGAGCCTGTTTAAACGGTTCACCGCAAAGCGATCCCTTCGAGGAGGCCCACGCGACAGGACTGCCTCGCAAACCCATGATTCGCCGGCTGGCTCCGACGTTAGCGCAAGCATCAAATAG
- a CDS encoding GtrA family protein, with amino-acid sequence MRSPIARTLWRNKLEERLPTRLRRPLRILAESPVVRFLIVGGLSFALDLGILAILHGGVGVDLWIATPIAFVTSLVFNFLLQRLFTFRATNHRGVSAAKYLLLVFFNIVVSDLIVTGFDSQGWSYVAGKVTATVLTTVWNYLLYRHWIFKTGERSDTRACVDSANTSE; translated from the coding sequence ATGCGCAGTCCGATCGCACGAACTCTATGGCGAAACAAGCTTGAGGAAAGGTTGCCGACAAGGCTAAGGCGCCCGTTAAGAATTCTCGCGGAGAGTCCCGTTGTCAGGTTTCTTATTGTTGGCGGTCTGTCCTTCGCTTTGGACCTCGGCATCTTGGCGATCTTGCACGGAGGTGTCGGCGTCGATCTTTGGATCGCTACGCCCATAGCCTTTGTAACTAGCTTGGTCTTTAACTTCCTCCTCCAGCGCTTGTTCACATTCCGCGCGACTAATCACCGAGGGGTAAGCGCTGCCAAGTACCTGCTCCTCGTTTTCTTCAACATCGTCGTCAGCGATTTGATTGTCACAGGTTTTGACTCACAAGGCTGGTCCTACGTAGCTGGGAAAGTGACAGCTACAGTCCTGACGACAGTCTGGAATTACCTTCTGTATCGCCACTGGATTTTCAAGACTGGCGAACGCTCAGACACAAGAGCTTGCGTTGATTCAGCGAATACCTCCGAGTAG
- the glf gene encoding UDP-galactopyranose mutase: MTADLVIVGSGFFGLTIAEQAATELGLKVVVLDRRHHIGGNAYSEKEEQTGIEVHRYGAHLFHTSNERVWEYVNRFTTFTNYVHKVYGVHKGEVYSLPINLATINQFFRANLTPGQAQALIQEQAGELAGTDPQNLNDKGIQLIGRPLYEAFIKHYTGKQWQTDPKDLPAGIISRLPVRYNYDNRYFNDKYEGLPTNGYTAWIEKMAEHPNIEVRLNTDFFDESHEYSKDKVVGNIPVIYTGPVDRYFDFAEGDLSWRTIDFEKEVLDVGDFQGTSVVNYNDAEVAYTRIIEPRHFHPERDYQTEKTVIMREFSRAAEKGDEPYYPINTAADRERLLKYRDLAAAEKDVLFGGRLGTYKYLDMHMAIGSALTMFDNQIRPHFEGGAKLESGGVDA; encoded by the coding sequence GTGACCGCTGACCTCGTCATCGTAGGGTCTGGCTTTTTCGGCCTGACAATCGCAGAACAGGCCGCCACTGAGCTCGGCTTGAAGGTGGTCGTCCTCGACCGCCGCCACCACATCGGTGGGAACGCGTACAGCGAAAAGGAAGAGCAGACCGGGATCGAGGTGCACCGCTACGGCGCCCACCTGTTCCACACCTCCAACGAGCGTGTATGGGAGTACGTGAACCGGTTCACCACCTTCACGAACTACGTCCACAAGGTCTATGGCGTGCACAAGGGCGAGGTCTATTCCCTGCCCATCAACCTGGCCACTATCAACCAGTTCTTCCGCGCCAACCTGACACCTGGCCAGGCGCAGGCCCTGATCCAGGAACAGGCTGGCGAACTCGCCGGGACCGATCCGCAGAACCTGAACGACAAGGGCATCCAGCTCATCGGACGGCCGCTCTATGAGGCGTTCATCAAGCACTACACCGGCAAGCAGTGGCAGACCGATCCCAAGGACCTGCCCGCGGGCATCATCTCCCGCCTCCCGGTGCGCTACAACTACGACAACCGGTACTTCAACGACAAGTACGAGGGCCTCCCGACGAACGGCTACACGGCCTGGATCGAAAAGATGGCGGAACACCCGAACATCGAAGTTCGGCTCAACACCGACTTCTTCGACGAGTCGCACGAATACAGCAAGGACAAGGTCGTCGGCAACATCCCGGTGATCTACACGGGTCCGGTGGACCGTTACTTCGACTTCGCAGAGGGCGACCTCTCGTGGCGCACGATCGATTTCGAAAAGGAAGTGCTCGACGTCGGCGATTTCCAGGGAACGTCGGTGGTGAACTACAACGACGCCGAGGTGGCCTACACGCGGATCATTGAGCCCCGCCACTTCCACCCCGAGCGCGACTACCAGACGGAAAAGACCGTCATCATGCGCGAATTCTCGCGTGCCGCCGAAAAGGGCGACGAGCCTTACTACCCGATCAACACCGCCGCGGACCGGGAACGGCTGCTGAAGTACCGTGACCTCGCTGCTGCGGAGAAGGACGTCCTCTTCGGCGGACGACTGGGCACCTACAAGTACCTCGACATGCACATGGCCATCGGCTCGGCCCTAACCATGTTTGATAACCAGATCCGGCCGCATTTTGAAGGCGGAGCGAAGCTTGAAAGCGGAGGCGTAGACGCGTGA
- a CDS encoding DUF2142 domain-containing protein yields MIKAAAVARGQFAGNSSGVQGEALTVQVPKYIAELSNYNCFATRSNETPACSPPIGTESNPVPADTSAGNYNPVYYVIVGLGSLGLTGEPALYAMRLISSWLAAFFLAAIFYAAASMRRSPYILVASTVAVTPAVLFLTGSVNPNALEIGTAGAFYMGLCLMLEQRARPQPNLLAAVIVTASGVLLSNTRPLSFLWIAVALAAALLGNNLSSIRKVLTTRSFQLSAFFVGLSCIFALWWSITARSLDSLFAGTLPVPADEAALLMLDRTFESMREYVGVLGSLDTEPPTAVVYTWVIAFGSLLLLAFSARPKRLRWPVALLALAVLVIPPALQAASSERLGLIWQGRYALALVVMLMLAAGVAVRFRPFRVTPWAASIIRWSIVLGVAAHTYLMLEGFRRYTVGIHGDHVNWSEMFDPEWQPPFSWQGLTVAYIVILSVAGVCLYRLLTTRQTPALSGRTTSER; encoded by the coding sequence GTGATCAAGGCGGCCGCAGTTGCCCGGGGTCAATTTGCCGGTAACAGCTCGGGAGTCCAGGGCGAGGCGCTGACGGTGCAAGTCCCCAAATACATCGCCGAGCTCAGCAACTACAACTGCTTCGCAACGCGCTCCAACGAGACCCCGGCCTGCTCCCCGCCCATTGGTACAGAGAGCAATCCCGTCCCAGCCGATACGTCTGCGGGCAACTACAACCCCGTCTACTACGTGATTGTTGGCCTGGGCAGCCTCGGGTTGACTGGCGAGCCAGCACTCTACGCCATGCGGCTAATCAGTTCCTGGCTGGCGGCGTTTTTCCTTGCCGCAATTTTCTATGCGGCCGCATCGATGCGCCGAAGCCCATACATACTGGTTGCTTCGACCGTCGCAGTCACGCCTGCAGTTCTGTTCCTCACCGGTTCAGTCAATCCGAATGCCCTGGAAATAGGCACGGCGGGAGCCTTCTACATGGGTCTTTGCCTCATGCTCGAACAGCGGGCACGACCTCAGCCTAACCTGTTGGCCGCAGTTATTGTGACAGCTTCGGGTGTTCTTCTCTCCAACACAAGACCGCTCTCCTTCTTGTGGATCGCAGTAGCACTTGCGGCCGCCCTTCTCGGAAATAATCTGTCCTCAATACGCAAAGTGCTTACAACAAGGTCTTTCCAGCTCTCGGCGTTCTTTGTTGGTCTGTCCTGCATCTTCGCTTTGTGGTGGAGCATCACTGCACGGAGTCTGGACAGTCTCTTCGCTGGGACATTGCCAGTTCCTGCCGACGAGGCGGCACTGCTTATGCTGGACCGGACGTTCGAGTCTATGAGGGAGTATGTCGGCGTACTCGGTTCATTGGATACCGAGCCCCCTACGGCAGTTGTCTACACTTGGGTCATCGCATTTGGCTCGTTGCTGTTACTCGCCTTCAGTGCCCGCCCCAAACGTCTCCGTTGGCCGGTTGCACTGCTTGCCCTCGCAGTTTTAGTCATCCCGCCCGCGCTCCAGGCTGCTTCCAGCGAGAGGCTGGGCTTGATCTGGCAGGGCCGTTACGCGCTGGCACTGGTTGTGATGCTGATGCTGGCCGCAGGCGTTGCAGTACGCTTCCGACCGTTCAGGGTAACCCCCTGGGCAGCCTCCATCATCCGTTGGAGCATTGTTCTCGGCGTCGCGGCTCACACCTACCTCATGCTGGAGGGCTTCCGCCGGTACACGGTTGGCATACATGGAGACCACGTCAATTGGAGCGAAATGTTCGACCCCGAGTGGCAGCCGCCATTCTCGTGGCAAGGTCTAACGGTCGCTTATATTGTGATCCTCTCCGTTGCTGGCGTTTGTCTCTACCGTTTGCTGACAACTCGCCAGACCCCAGCTCTCAGCGGCCGGACTACTTCCGAGCGTTAA
- a CDS encoding glycosyltransferase yields MSLYADAGPAAGVRINESDEFARNPKRTEDKLHLVGSSPREVHFDDVMSRHSIRVRSGEQLSLGTYFNAFPAGYWRRWTEVREVRLVVETHGHGTIAVYKSNARGTIQRVDGARVEGESSTEFLLSLKPFGDGGWYWFDLASSQQDLVLDRARWEGPATAGPAQSLTIQVTTMNKPDFCLANARILADHPETLDLAREVLIVDQGTNKVADQPGFEELASRIGEKLRIIDQANLGGSGGFARGMYEAVQNGSDYVLLLDDDVVLEPESIARLMTFAGHCKSPTIVGGHMFDLYSRSTLYSMGEIIDARSISPDQPHQEMQMRHDFSVSNLRQTPWMHRRFDVDYNGWWMCLIPTSVIKKIGLPLPLFLKWDDSEYGLRARAAGIRTVSLPGAALWHISWIDKDDLVGWQAYFHSRNRLITALLHSPYAKGGAVIRESLQSDIKHLVSMQYFTEESRLKAMADLFEGPGHLHPSLATKLPEIMRMRSEYSDAEMREDLDDFPAPSLGGGPSTMSQVGMPAKKDMVKWGLTTVARQLVSRPSAEALTRPQNHLAHVDNRWFRLAHYDSVVVSNAEGTAASWYKRDPRKMRTMLARAGSQHARLYKTWDSLAEAYRSALPELVSMQAWRKTFGLDR; encoded by the coding sequence TTGTCGCTCTATGCCGACGCCGGCCCGGCGGCAGGCGTGCGCATAAATGAGAGCGATGAGTTCGCCCGCAACCCGAAGCGCACGGAAGATAAACTCCATCTCGTCGGCTCAAGCCCACGCGAGGTGCACTTTGACGACGTTATGTCCCGGCACTCAATCAGGGTGCGCTCGGGGGAGCAGCTCTCGTTGGGCACGTACTTTAATGCCTTTCCAGCAGGCTATTGGCGGCGGTGGACCGAGGTCCGTGAGGTGCGGCTTGTGGTTGAGACCCATGGCCATGGCACCATCGCCGTCTATAAGTCCAATGCTCGGGGGACTATTCAGCGTGTCGACGGAGCCCGGGTCGAAGGGGAATCTTCTACCGAGTTCCTGCTGTCGCTGAAGCCATTCGGGGATGGCGGCTGGTATTGGTTTGACCTGGCCTCAAGTCAACAGGATCTGGTCTTGGACCGCGCGCGGTGGGAGGGGCCGGCAACAGCCGGACCCGCCCAGAGCTTGACAATTCAGGTTACGACGATGAACAAACCGGACTTTTGCCTTGCAAATGCCCGGATCCTTGCGGATCATCCCGAAACTCTGGATCTGGCGCGTGAGGTACTGATCGTCGACCAAGGAACGAATAAGGTCGCTGATCAACCGGGTTTCGAAGAATTGGCCAGTAGGATCGGCGAGAAGTTGCGCATCATCGATCAGGCTAATTTGGGCGGTTCTGGCGGATTCGCACGAGGGATGTACGAGGCCGTCCAGAACGGCAGTGACTACGTCCTGCTGCTGGACGATGACGTTGTCCTGGAGCCTGAGAGCATCGCACGACTGATGACATTTGCAGGCCATTGCAAGTCCCCGACCATTGTCGGCGGGCACATGTTCGACCTCTACAGCCGAAGCACGTTGTATTCGATGGGCGAGATTATAGACGCTCGCAGCATTTCGCCTGATCAGCCGCACCAGGAAATGCAGATGCGACACGATTTCAGTGTGTCTAACCTTCGTCAGACACCTTGGATGCACCGCCGTTTCGATGTTGACTACAACGGGTGGTGGATGTGCCTGATCCCGACATCGGTCATCAAGAAGATAGGGCTGCCACTTCCGCTGTTTCTCAAATGGGACGATTCAGAATATGGCCTCCGCGCCAGGGCAGCAGGCATTCGAACGGTTTCCCTGCCGGGGGCTGCGCTGTGGCATATTTCGTGGATTGACAAGGATGATCTGGTCGGTTGGCAAGCATATTTCCATAGTCGTAACCGGCTGATCACGGCACTCTTGCACAGCCCGTACGCCAAAGGTGGCGCGGTTATCCGTGAGTCACTCCAATCCGACATAAAGCATCTGGTCTCCATGCAGTACTTCACCGAAGAAAGCCGTCTCAAGGCGATGGCGGACTTGTTCGAGGGGCCTGGGCATCTCCATCCGTCACTGGCTACAAAATTGCCCGAGATCATGCGGATGCGGTCCGAATACTCGGATGCTGAGATGCGGGAGGATCTTGACGACTTCCCGGCACCCTCACTGGGCGGGGGACCCTCCACTATGTCCCAAGTGGGAATGCCCGCTAAGAAAGACATGGTCAAATGGGGCCTGACGACCGTGGCGCGCCAGCTGGTCAGCAGGCCATCTGCGGAGGCTCTGACCAGGCCACAAAATCATCTTGCCCATGTGGACAATCGCTGGTTCCGTCTGGCTCACTACGATTCCGTGGTGGTGTCCAACGCCGAGGGCACCGCAGCCTCCTGGTACAAACGCGACCCACGGAAAATGCGGACTATGCTCGCCCGGGCGGGGAGCCAACACGCACGCTTGTACAAGACGTGGGATTCACTCGCGGAGGCGTACCGCTCGGCGCTTCCGGAGCTGGTTTCTATGCAAGCCTGGCGGAAGACCTTCGGCCTGGATCGCTAA
- a CDS encoding DUF6541 family protein: MTWLGFLPVVLVAVLLIYLPGAAIGACLKFRLGAVIGMAPLHSTAAAGLAGVIGGTLGVPWNIVPYLVLCAILGGLSLLLTRGIAWPVAKVSWRSWLAFLAVMIALALIAWRFMQLVGSPGNPAQVFDNVFHLNAVRFILDTGDASSLTLASVQGVSGLDAVYPAAWHSMAALLVQLTGIDIPTAQNALNLVIAAVIWPGSCLFLVATTISRRPAALILTSIMATAQVAFPYLMIVWGPLFPYALAVSMLPAAMTAVMALCGRSRSRSASGITWAASLVLAIGGLAFSHTSSINSLLAISTPILLFLWWQRAKSLTPWRTPKLRQGLFALTTIFVLGLAVISWLKLRPAPYDNWGPTVKPGAAIGEVLTVSPMQLAIPAVVVSVLSISGLYVVLRYRNYLWLAACYGVVSGLYIVAAAAPTGAIRDAIVGTWYQDTYRLAALLPLFATPLAVLGGLHLWDLWRGSPAATRLTSGLEKRFSILRERGTSVVAAAAVVVVTLFATFVGPTSHYISGASTVYRFDAQSDMLTPDERALLGRVADHVPPESVIADNPWNGSSLAYAYAGRRVLTPHLFAGKDPVRELIDQRLKLEPADPVVCDALRRTRVGFILDFGSNYMIDLEGSNDFPGVTDIGNVAGFELVDSEGPNAKLYRITSCT, from the coding sequence ATGACGTGGCTCGGCTTCCTGCCGGTGGTCCTGGTGGCCGTCCTGTTGATCTATCTACCGGGCGCGGCCATTGGGGCGTGCCTTAAGTTCAGGTTGGGTGCTGTGATCGGCATGGCGCCGCTGCACTCGACGGCGGCTGCTGGACTCGCCGGAGTCATCGGCGGCACGTTGGGAGTCCCGTGGAACATTGTGCCGTACCTTGTCCTGTGCGCCATATTGGGCGGACTTTCGCTCCTCCTGACACGCGGTATCGCCTGGCCGGTGGCCAAGGTTTCATGGCGGAGCTGGCTGGCATTCCTTGCCGTGATGATAGCGCTGGCTCTCATTGCCTGGCGATTCATGCAGCTGGTCGGTTCCCCCGGAAACCCGGCCCAAGTGTTCGACAACGTATTCCACCTCAACGCAGTCCGCTTCATCCTCGATACCGGCGACGCATCGTCGTTGACGCTGGCGTCCGTCCAAGGTGTCTCAGGTCTGGACGCTGTATATCCGGCGGCTTGGCATTCCATGGCCGCCCTCCTTGTACAGTTGACGGGCATTGACATCCCGACTGCACAGAACGCCTTGAACTTGGTTATCGCTGCAGTGATCTGGCCCGGCTCTTGCCTGTTTCTGGTGGCTACCACCATTTCCCGCCGACCGGCAGCCCTGATTCTGACTTCAATTATGGCCACCGCCCAAGTGGCGTTCCCCTATCTAATGATTGTCTGGGGCCCGCTGTTTCCCTACGCGTTGGCTGTGAGCATGTTGCCTGCCGCGATGACCGCCGTCATGGCTCTATGCGGACGGTCAAGGAGCAGATCGGCGTCCGGGATTACGTGGGCTGCCTCGCTCGTTCTCGCTATAGGAGGACTGGCGTTTTCCCACACAAGTTCCATCAATTCTCTTCTCGCCATATCCACTCCTATATTGCTGTTCCTGTGGTGGCAACGGGCCAAGAGCCTGACCCCTTGGCGGACCCCGAAGCTCCGCCAGGGCCTATTCGCCTTAACGACGATCTTCGTGCTCGGCTTGGCCGTCATTTCCTGGCTGAAACTCCGTCCGGCCCCGTACGATAACTGGGGACCCACGGTGAAGCCAGGAGCGGCCATAGGAGAAGTTCTAACCGTTAGCCCGATGCAGCTGGCGATTCCCGCCGTCGTCGTATCAGTTCTTTCCATCAGCGGCCTCTACGTTGTGCTCCGATACCGCAACTACCTGTGGCTGGCCGCTTGCTACGGTGTAGTTTCTGGACTTTACATCGTTGCCGCAGCGGCCCCCACCGGTGCCATTCGGGACGCTATCGTTGGCACGTGGTACCAAGACACTTATCGGCTGGCGGCCCTTCTGCCATTGTTTGCAACCCCATTGGCGGTACTTGGCGGGTTGCACCTTTGGGATCTGTGGCGGGGGTCCCCGGCGGCCACCCGGTTGACATCTGGGCTTGAGAAACGCTTTTCCATACTCCGCGAACGAGGCACTTCCGTCGTGGCGGCCGCAGCCGTCGTCGTGGTCACATTGTTCGCTACATTTGTGGGACCCACCTCGCACTACATTTCCGGTGCTTCCACGGTTTATCGGTTCGATGCGCAGTCGGACATGCTGACTCCGGATGAGCGCGCCCTGCTGGGCCGGGTCGCTGATCACGTTCCGCCTGAATCCGTTATTGCCGACAACCCTTGGAACGGGAGTTCGCTGGCTTATGCCTATGCCGGACGTCGCGTGCTGACGCCCCACCTTTTCGCCGGCAAAGACCCTGTCCGTGAGCTCATCGACCAACGGCTGAAGTTGGAACCCGCTGATCCTGTGGTGTGCGATGCGCTTCGTCGCACGCGAGTGGGGTTCATTCTGGACTTCGGCAGCAACTACATGATTGATCTGGAAGGATCCAACGACTTCCCTGGCGTTACTGATATTGGAAACGTTGCCGGCTTTGAATTGGTGGATTCCGAGGGACCCAACGCGAAGCTATATCGGATTACCTCGTGCACGTAA
- a CDS encoding substrate-binding domain-containing protein, giving the protein MVISVSRRTVRLCVAATMAGMLSLSACSQTPAGMVQGALTGIGGQSAQGAVSAWSVSWSSQVKGASVSYSPDGAGAGLKAFRDGQAHFTASSSSLSDAESAAVSGLCTSAGALSIAAGVLPVGVAIKVDGINDLVLDAPTLAAILRGDIDRWNDPQIAGLNAEQSLPDLEIKVIAEEGPSETTRAVNTYLTKSPGASWTPPQPDRWPTGVKGLTGSQPRELANKLDDTEGGLAILDGSIIGNRFVATQLMFDGQARKMDAASVVNAVAAGKVTTTPRSVTQTLEDTAGYGLATVIYVSVCRQYVEEPLNRLTRSFGEALLGEKAQKDANSYSFVMSPSKKAITEGLALVRTVGDAR; this is encoded by the coding sequence GTGGTGATTTCTGTTTCTAGGCGAACTGTCAGGCTCTGCGTTGCAGCCACGATGGCGGGGATGCTCTCCCTGTCAGCGTGCTCACAAACTCCTGCAGGCATGGTGCAAGGTGCCCTCACCGGAATCGGTGGCCAGTCTGCCCAAGGTGCCGTCAGCGCCTGGAGCGTCTCGTGGAGCAGCCAGGTCAAGGGCGCATCTGTCAGCTATTCTCCCGACGGCGCCGGCGCAGGTCTGAAGGCTTTCAGGGACGGCCAGGCTCATTTCACTGCGAGCAGCAGCTCTTTATCCGATGCCGAATCAGCGGCGGTTTCCGGGCTCTGCACGTCGGCGGGTGCACTTTCCATTGCAGCCGGTGTCCTGCCGGTCGGAGTTGCCATCAAAGTCGACGGAATCAACGACCTTGTGCTGGATGCTCCGACGCTTGCAGCGATTCTGCGTGGAGACATAGACCGCTGGAACGATCCGCAGATCGCTGGATTGAACGCCGAACAGTCCCTGCCAGACCTGGAGATCAAAGTCATCGCCGAAGAGGGCCCGTCGGAAACAACGCGCGCCGTGAACACGTATCTAACTAAGTCACCCGGTGCGTCGTGGACTCCGCCCCAGCCTGACCGCTGGCCAACGGGGGTGAAGGGACTCACCGGTTCGCAGCCGCGGGAGCTTGCAAACAAGCTGGACGACACTGAAGGCGGCCTGGCGATACTCGATGGAAGCATCATCGGTAACCGGTTCGTCGCCACTCAGCTGATGTTTGATGGGCAGGCACGGAAGATGGACGCAGCGTCAGTGGTAAATGCAGTCGCGGCAGGCAAGGTAACGACGACGCCGCGGTCAGTTACCCAGACCCTGGAAGACACCGCCGGCTATGGACTGGCGACCGTGATCTACGTCAGTGTTTGCCGGCAATATGTGGAGGAGCCCCTCAACCGCCTCACGCGGTCCTTTGGCGAGGCACTGCTCGGCGAAAAGGCGCAAAAGGATGCCAATTCCTATTCCTTTGTTATGTCACCGAGCAAAAAAGCCATCACTGAGGGCCTCGCGCTCGTACGCACAGTTGGAGACGCGCGATGA